In Cyprinus carpio isolate SPL01 chromosome B16, ASM1834038v1, whole genome shotgun sequence, the following are encoded in one genomic region:
- the LOC109106544 gene encoding zinc finger protein 804B-like has protein sequence MACYYLVISSTHLSNGHYRSIKGVFRGPLCKNTGGESPDYAKNEKAIAKALGDLKANFYCELCDKQYHKHQEFDNHINSYDHAHKQRLKELKQREFARNVSSKSWKDEKKQKRALKRLHQLAQLKQQRDSDERKVPKLRSTNKDKDQVKIPSGGSSKFDTKPTASLVQDSIPISTNVSLKSLSSTRIPTHQQLCHEKHPLQTKSSAGHRSPRAGVSFCFSRRAQMKLDSCASVFSDGLEESSDYQELQRHRHRLALEALWSCSSSHRTPSNDDHNLSHDPTLGWVDGDSQTQQMEAQAEHVESPEIQANYSTSEPEKLGCPDTQSPGADWKPAGSEDRLLDGGQRPRAEGAYGGSEERECLKCPSPTVYTDGQGTMAQGQPQIHRGSYYHKQKSSKHGIMQNEKNCISEKQTEEYKILKVCKDENTDSFLNVLRKDESVTKWPFEMVQYTSNKPHVSYSCNPLYYYFKHKEGKVKSTKAMETDVGVVDKLTGQNDRAVPQTQDVPGVKLGILKPKRPKHRRKGKKRRRKLDAVRIQQAGCAFKTCSQTEARGHFEFQSTPTDMPQNKQACTERRHKLGKRKRSVRDETSNESDTPEHSLKSIVVSSLSAPARKRKKCQTMRGLVSALRLVRRRPLPYSVPNTTGREDNYRWYDDTYDSKRDAASTPTSDKSGSWSGLSDLNSDGEWPVYYTGRCSTSPRSNYLYPLRKEHSQSRSCIRSSSYNDPHYSYSPCRDFEHTGESWDYTDSYVYNKRKYSTVCNSPDQHERYSIRRDKRFIEEHKYREHRIQHTGRQFYRVYDSPEPQEDVKGWWYERLSPVGRRNREREELLWSSPERSEDRWYNKPVSIRSPSSSSSTSISDLSGDWLSNSHIRPSPTRQSQKHCSHSGWVSERLVKTKSSNSLLRKRSHSPPLTTSNHAAQTLQSGVGIDHVTDKSNTTQTDQLVDKDPKVKKANLALLFPLIGKLPSIKKGARKIKINKDASASINNQVQTCSTVSSNPQVIPQVDSNTPEHLRHTDGQNPSTSQACLENAKEARSTETCAALALNPDKTFPQKLDIRHQEDHAEIAGIHCPKRTTPPLSEQPITFTDDEIEKYRLLQLQAQQHMQQQHLQEQASADMTHLPVPTPEPDQTTLSACLPYSILQPSSPPSSIAPHPSPVALLPPLHPSLSQAHFATPIPAVFFPAPPATVLAAQPLRLIPASSLHPVHPHHHVPGLTLHPLPPASLLPTMLSPMPMAAAAAAAVAAASTLQIHPLLHPLFNSQDLQCHPGPTS, from the exons AGGCTGAAAGAGTTGAAGCAGAGAGAATTTGCAAGGAATGTCTCCTCCAAGTCCTGGAAGGATGAGAAAAAGCAGAAGAGAGCTCTGAAACGACTGCACCAGCTCGCACAGCTTAAACAGCAAAGAGACAG TGATGAAAGGAAAGTTCCAAAGTTAAGGTCTACAAACAAGGATAAGGATCAAGTTAAAATCCCCTCGGGTGGCAGTAGCAAGTTTGACACAAAACCAACAGCATCCTTGGTCCAAGACTCAATTCCCATCTCCACAAATGTCTCTTTGAAGAGCTTGTCCTCCACTCGTATACCCACACATCAGCAGCTATGTCACGAAAAGCACCCCTTACAGACAAAATCCTCTGCAGGACACCGGAGCCCCAGGGCAGGGGTCTCGTTCTGTTTCTCTAGGCGAGCTCAAATGAAGCTTGACTCCTGTGCATCTGTGTTCAGTGATGGACTTGAGGAGAGCAGTGACTATCAAGAGCTCCAGCGCCATAGGCACAGACTCGCCTTAGAGGCCCTCTGGTCCTGCTCGAGCTCACACAGAACCCCAAGTAATGATGACCACAATCTATCCCATGATCCGACTCTGGGATGGGTGGATGGAGACTCTCAAACACAACAAATGGAAGCACAAGCAGAACATGTGGAAAGCCCTGAAATTCAGGCAAACTACAGCACAAGTGAGCCAGAGAAGCTGGGGTGTCCTGACACACAAAGTCCTGGAGCAGACTGGAAGCCAGCTGGTTCAGAGGATAGATTGCTTGATGGGGGGCAGAGGCCCAGGGCAGAGGGGGCTTATGGGGGATCAGAGGAGAGAGAATGCCTCAAGTGCCCCAGCCCTACTGTTTACACAGATGGACAGGGCACCATGGCCCAAGGCCAACCTCAAATACACAGAGGCTCATACTACCACAAACAGAAAAGCAGCAAACATGGTATTATGCAAAATGAGAAGAACTGTATttcagaaaaacagacagaggaGTATAAAATACTCAAAGTGTGTAAGGATGAAAATACAGATTCTTTCCTTAATGTACTCCGCAAGGATGAAAGTGTGACAAAATGGCCTTTTGAGATGGTGCAGTACACGTCCAACAAGCCACACGTCTCTTACAGCTGTAACCCTCTATACTACTATTTCAAACACAAGGAGGGCAAAGTCAAAAGCACAAAGGCTATGGAGACAGATGTTGGTGTTGTCGACAAGCTCACAGGCCAGAATGACAGAGCTGTGCCACAAACACAGGATGTTCCTGGAGTTAAATTAGGTATTTTAAAACCAAAGAGACCCAAACACaggagaaagggaaaaaaacgTAGGCGTAAATTAGATGCTGTCAGGATCCAGCAAGCAGGCTGTGCATTCAAAACCTGCTCGCAGACAGAAGCTAGAGGACACTTTGAATTCCAAAGCACTCCAACAGACATGCCACAAAACAAGCAAGCATGCACTGAGAGGAGGCACAAGCTGGGGAAGAGGAAAAGATCAGTGAGAGATGAGACTTCAAATGAAAGTGACACCCCAGAGCACAGCCTCAAAAGCATTGTTGTAAGCTCGCTTTCCGCCCCAGCACGTAAAAGGAAGAAATGTCAAACGATGAGGGGGCTTGTGTCGGCGCTGCGCTTGGTAAGGCGAAGGCCTTTGCCATATTCTGTTCCCAACACAACAGGTAGAGAGGATAATTATCGCTGGTATGACGACACCTACGACTCAAAGAGGGATGCTGCCTCAACTCCCACCAGTGACAAATCTGGGTCATGGAGTGGTCTGTCAGACTTAAACTCAGATGGGGAATGGCCTGTGTACTACACAGGGAGATGCTCCACCTCACCAAGATCAAACTATTTGTACCCTCTGAGAAAGGAGCACAGTCAGTCCAGGTCTTGCATTAGAAGTTCCTCTTACAATGATCCTCACTACAGTTATAGTCCATGCAGAGATTTTGAACATACGGGAGAAAGCTGGGATTACACAGACTCTTATGTCTACAATAAACGGAAATATTCAACAGTTTGTAACAGCCCAGATCAGCATGAAAGGTACAGCATCAGAAGGGACAAAAGGTTCATTGAGGAGCATAAATACAGAGAGCACAGAATTCAACATACAGGCAGGCAGTTTTATAGAGTCTATGACAGTCCTGAACCTCAAGAGGATGTCAAGGGCTGGTGGTATGAAAGGCTTAGCCCTGTAGGTAGGAGGAACCGGGAGAGAGAAGAACTTCTTTGGTCAAGTCCTGAACGAAGTGAAGACAGGTGGTATAACAAGCCAGTGTCCATTCGTAGCCCCAGTTCCTCTAGTAGCACTAGCATCTCTGATCTTAGTGGGGACTGGTTGTCTAATTCTCATATAAGGCCATCTCCTACTAGACAGAGCCAGAAACATTGCAGTCATTCTGGATGGGTATCCGAGAGATTGGTCAAGACCAAATCCTCCAATTCTCTTCTTAGAAAGAGGAGTCATTCACCCCCATTAACTACAAGTAACCATGCAGCTCAGACCTTACAATCAGGTGTTGGGATAGATCATGTTACAGACAAATCCAACACAACGCAGACAGACCAGTTGGTTGACAAGGATCCTAAAGTAAAGAAAGCAAATCTCGCTCTCTTGTTTCCACTAATTGGTAAATTACCCTCTATTAAGAAAGGGGCAAGAAAGATAAAGATTAATAAAGATGCAAGTGCCAGTATTAATAACCAGGTTCAAACATGTTCAACTGTTTCATCAAATCCACAAGTTATACCTCAAGTTGACAGTAATACTCCAGAACACTTACGACACACAGATGGGCAAAATCCCAGTACATCCCAAGCTTGTCTTGAAAATGCCAAGGAGGCTAGATCAACAGAAACCTGTGCTGCTTTAGCTCTGAATCCAGACAAGACTTTTCCACAAAAACTCGACATTAGACACCAAGAGGACCATGCAGAAATTGCAGGGATTCATTGTCCAAAACGTACAACCCCTCCCCTTTCAGAGCAACCAATCACCTTCACTGATGATGAGATTGAGAAGTACAGATTGCTTCAACTCCAGGCCCAACAGCacatgcagcagcagcatcttCAAGAGCAAGCATCTGCAGACATGACCCATTTACCAGTACCAACTCCAGAGCCCGACCAGACTACACTTTCAGCTTGTCTGCCATACAGCATACTCCAGCCCTCTTCTCCACCCTCTTCTATTGCTCCACACCCTTCCCCTGTTGCCCTGCTGCCTCCccttcatccctctctctctcaggccCATTTTGCCACTCCAATTCCTGCTGTCTTTTTTCCAGCACCACCTGCTACTGTGTTGGCAGCTCAACCCCTCCGCCTGATCCCAGCCTCATCCCTCCACCCTGTTCACCCTCACCATCATGTTCCTGGTTTGACTCTCCACCCCCTGCCTCCCGCTTCTCTGCTCCCCACGATGCTCAGTCCAATGCCCATGGCTgccgccgctgctgctgctgttgctgctgccaGCACTCTGCAGATCCACCCCCTACTACACCCTCTGTTCAACAGCCAAGACCTTCAATGCCACCCTGGACCAACTAGCTAG